Sequence from the Catenuloplanes indicus genome:
CGCGGGTACGGCATCCCGGTGCCGGACCGCGACGGCCTGCTGTTCTTCACCGTGCTCGGCGTCGGCGGCGTCGCGATCGTGGTCGACCTGCTCACGGTCGGTCTGCGCCGGCCGGCGCTGGCCGGTCTGCCGATGCTGGCGATCTACTCGGTGCCGGTCGCGATCTACCCGGAGAGCGTCCCCACGCTGCCGTTCGTGATCGGCGCGGTCGGCTACCTGTGGCTGCTGGTCGCGGACAACGTGGAGCGGGTCCGGCGGTTCGGCCGCCGGTTCACCGGCGACGGCCGGGACGTGGACGTCTGGGCGCCGTCCCCGCTGGCCGCGGCCGGTCGCCGGCTCGCGGTGGTGGGCGTGGTCGCGGCCGTGGCGATCCCGCTGGCCGTACCGACGTTCAGCAGCGGCCTGCTCACCAGACTGACCCAGACCACCGGTGCGGGCCCGGGCGACGGCCTCGGTGGCGCCGGCAGCGCGGGCAAGGTCGACCTGTTCTCCGCGCTCAGCGGCCAGTTGCAGAGCACCGAGACGGTGCCCTACCTGACCGTCACCACGAACGACCCGAACCCGTACTACCTGCGGTTCGGCGTGGCGGACAACCTGACGCCGGAGGGCTTCCGCAACCAGGCGCCGAACGGCCGGCCGGCGAACACGGAGATCCAGGCGCCTCCGGTGGCCGGCTCCCGGCTGCCGCAGAACACGTACTCGGCGAGCGTGCGGGTCACCGACCGGTTCGAGATGCCGATGCTGCCGGTCTACGCGAACACCACGACCATCGCGAACATCGACTCGGCCTGGTTCTACGACCCGTCGCTGCAGATCGTCTACTCCAACCGGCGCACGGCCGAGGAGGCGGAGTACTCGTTCACGTACATCGCGGCGGAGTACACCGCGGACGCGCTGCGCCAGGCGCCCGGCCTCGCGCCGGAGAACACGATCCGGCAGCAGTACACGCAGCGGCCGGATCTCACCGCGGACCAGCAGGCCGCGGTGGAGCGCATCGTCGACGACCGGACCGAGGGCGCGACGAACCAGTACGACGCGGTGCGCGCGCTCTACGAGTACTTCGCCAAGGAGAACGGCTTCTCCTACAGCGTGCAGACCGAGACCGGCTCGACCGGCTCCGACCTGCTGGATTTCCTGAACAACAAGACCGGCTACTGCCAGCAGTACGCCACCGCGCTCGCCTGGCTGGTGCGCGAGGCGGGCATCCCGGCCCGGGTCGCGTTCGGGTTCACCCGGGGCTCGGAGTCGTCCGAGCCGGGCACGTACACGCTGACGAACCAGAACCTGCACGCCTGGACCGAGGTGTACTTCGAGGGCTTCGGCTGGGTGCCGTTCGACGCCACACCCGCCTCCGGCGT
This genomic interval carries:
- a CDS encoding transglutaminase TgpA family protein, whose translation is MSGRRRLGLVAAAATMMAAAPISTIYASWTWLIQCIIAVGVVCGAATAARSLRAPVWVQALAMAAGLLLVTTWLFRSGDEFLGLLPSPETFTHFGALSTQAVEDMRGYGIPVPDRDGLLFFTVLGVGGVAIVVDLLTVGLRRPALAGLPMLAIYSVPVAIYPESVPTLPFVIGAVGYLWLLVADNVERVRRFGRRFTGDGRDVDVWAPSPLAAAGRRLAVVGVVAAVAIPLAVPTFSSGLLTRLTQTTGAGPGDGLGGAGSAGKVDLFSALSGQLQSTETVPYLTVTTNDPNPYYLRFGVADNLTPEGFRNQAPNGRPANTEIQAPPVAGSRLPQNTYSASVRVTDRFEMPMLPVYANTTTIANIDSAWFYDPSLQIVYSNRRTAEEAEYSFTYIAAEYTADALRQAPGLAPENTIRQQYTQRPDLTADQQAAVERIVDDRTEGATNQYDAVRALYEYFAKENGFSYSVQTETGSTGSDLLDFLNNKTGYCQQYATALAWLVREAGIPARVAFGFTRGSESSEPGTYTLTNQNLHAWTEVYFEGFGWVPFDATPASGVAGAARGDWAPDVDATEAPTASAAPATSTSAGPASSTGPGERGDRDTDEQVPGAAPITPQGPRWPWYTAAAVIVLLALLAVPAVLRSSTRRRRSAPASAATVAAATAGEPEPGRMSILGPSPELEKSRQDAHAAWAEMLDTMIDFRVEVNPAETPRNTVDRLTRSESLSPEAASAAAVLGSAEEHARYARTPLTGSDLGGALAQLRQGLSVHAGRRVRLQAVLMPPSVLRHWKTAIGDRYAAVVALFGRWRDAALRLSPRRLLVRSR